One window of the Camelina sativa cultivar DH55 chromosome 1, Cs, whole genome shotgun sequence genome contains the following:
- the LOC104699605 gene encoding uncharacterized protein LOC104699605: MKTLHFLAPNVINLKHQQSYAQTQFMLHRNNRRTLTINCVNSGGEDEKISQPFDGVEIRFKRGSRKKIREEGSGEGGGGGQNSKKKETVQKPWEEMTLNEKALELYVGEKGLLFWLNKLAYASIYIVIGGWILFRFVGPAFNLYQLDTPPLDPKNILKG; this comes from the coding sequence atgaaaactctCCACTTTTTAGCTCCCAATGTTATCAATCTGAAGCACCAACAATCTTACGCACAAACCCAGTTCATGTTGCATCGTAACAACAGACGAACTCTAACGATAAACTGCGTAAACAGTGGTGGTGAGGATGAGAAGATTTCTCAGCCGTTCGATGGGGTGGAGATAAGATTCAAAAGAGGGTCGAGAAAGAAGATTAGGGAAGAGGGTtcaggagaaggaggaggaggagggcaAAACAGTAAGAAAAAAGAGACTGTTCAAAAGCCATGGGAAGAGATGACATTGAATGAGAAGGCACTAGAGCTTTATGTTGGAGAGAAAGGTTTGTTGTTTTGGCTGAACAAATTGGCTTACGCTTCGATTTACATTGTCATTGGAGGTTGGATTCTTTTCCGGTTCGTCGGACCGGCGTTCAATCTTTATCAGCTCGATACGCCGCCTCTTGATCCTAAAAACATCTTGAAGGGTTAA
- the LOC104699603 gene encoding SEC1 family transport protein SLY1-like: protein MALNLRQKQTECIIRMLNLNQPLNPSGTANEEVYKILIYDRFCQNILSPLIHVKDLRKHGVTLYFLIDKDRRPVHDVPAVYFVQPTESNLQRIVADASRSLYDTFHLNFSSSIPRKHLEELASGTLKSGSVEKVTKVHDQYLEFVTLEDNLFSLAQQSTYVQMNDPKAGDKEIEEIIERVASGLFCVLVTLGVVPVIRCPRGGPAEMVASLLDQKLRDHLLSKNNLFTEGGGFMSSFQRPLLCIFDRNFELSVGIQHDFRYRPLVHDVLGLKLNRLNVPGEKGGMKSFELDSADLFWSANSSLEFPEVAVEIETQLNKYKRDVEEVNKRTGGGSGAEFDGTDLIGNTKHLMNAVNSLPELTERKQVIDKHTNIATALLGHIKERSIDAFTKKESDMMMRGGIDRAELMAALKGKGTKMDKLRFAIMYLISTETINQSEVEAVEAALNEAEADTSAFQYVKKIKSLNVSLAASSANSASRSNIVDWAEKLYGQSISAVTAGVKNLLSSDQQLAVTRTVEALTEGKPNPEIDSYLFLDPRAPKSSSAGGSHVKGPFREAIVFMIGGGNYVEYGSLQELTQRQLTVKNVIYGATEILTGGELVEQLGVLGKKMGLGGPVASSSSSGH, encoded by the exons ATGGCTCTCAATCTCCGTCAGAAACAGACTG AATGCATAATCCGGATGTTGAATCTGAACCAACCTTTGAATCCAAGTGGAACTGCGAACGAGGAAGTTTACAAGATCTTGATCTACGACAGATTCTGCCAGAACATTCTATCACCATTGATCCATGTCAAGGATCTGCGTAAGCATGGTGTTACACTCTACTTTCTCATTGACAAAGATCGAAGACCAGTTCACGATGTTCCCGCTGTGTACTTTGTTCAGCCTACTGAATCCAACCTCCAGAGGATCGTAGCTGATGCTTCTAGATCTCTCTACGATACTTTTCATCTCAATTTCTCGTCTTCCATCCCTCGCAAGCATCTTGAAGAGCTAGCTTCTGGGACTCTTAAGTCTGGTTCTGTTGAGAAAGTCACGAAAGTGCATGATCAGTATCTGGAGTTTGTGACTCTGGAAGACAACTTGTTCTCTCTGGCCCAGCAGTCTACCTATGTTCAAATGAATGATCCAAAAGCTGGGGATAAAGAGATCGAGGAGATTATCGAAAGGGTCGCTAGTGGTTTGTTTTGTGTCTTGGTAACGCTTGGTGTTGTCCCTGTTATCCGTTGCCCTCGTGGTGGACCGGCAGAGATGGTGGCGTCTTTGTTGGATCAGAAACTGAGGGATCATCTTTTGTCCAAGAATAATCTGTTTACTGAAGGTGGCGGGTTCATGAGCTCGTTTCAGCGTCCTCTCTTGTGCATTTTCGATAGGAACTTTGAGCTCTCGGTTGGGATTCAGCATGATTTCAGGTACCGGCCTCTTGTTCATGACGTTCTCGGCTTAAAGCTGAACCGATTGAACGTTCCGGGAGAGAAAGGTGGAATGAAATCGTTTGAGCTGGATAGTGCGGACCTGTTCTGGTCAGCAAACAGTTCTCTGGAGTTTCCAGAGGTTGCTGTGGAGATTGAAACCCAGTTGAACAAGTACAAGAGAGACGTCGAAGAGGTTAACAAGAGAACGGGAGGCGGGAGCGGCGCTGAGTTTGACGGGACAGATCTGATTGGAAACACCAAACATCTCATGAACGCTGTGAACTCGCTCCCGGAGTTAACAGAGAGAAAGCAAGTGATTGACAAACACACCAACATCGCTACTGCGCTCTTAGGACATATCAAGGAGAGATCTATTGACGCTTTCACTAAGAAAGAAAGCGACATGATGATGAGAGGTGGAATCGACAGAGCCGAACTTATGGCTGCTCTGAAAGGCAAAGGGACAAAGATGGACAAGCTCCGGTTTGCAATCATGTACTTGATCTCCACAGAAACCATAAACCAGTCCGAAGTTGAAGCCGTGGAAGCAGCATTGAATGAAGCTGAGGCTGATACAAGTGCGTTTCAGTACGTGAAGAAGATCAAATCGTTAAACGTATCTCTTGCTGCTTCTTCAGCGAACTCAGCGAGCAGAAGCAACATTGTAGACTGGGCCGAGAAGCTTTACGGACAGTCTATAAGCGCGGTGACCGCAGGAGTCAAGAATCTGTTATCTAGTGATCAACAGTTGGCGGTGACTCGAACAGTTGAAGCTTTAACAGAAGGAAAACCGAACCCAGAGATCGACTCTTACCTCTTCCTAGACCCTAGAGCTCCAAAGTCTTCTAGCGCAGGTGGTAGCCACGTGAAGGGACCGTTTAGAGAAGCTATAGTGTTCATGATCGGTGGAGGTAACTATGTTGAGTATGGGAGTTTGCAGGAGCTGACTCAGAGACAGCTAACCGTAAAGAACGTTATATATGGAGCCACTGAGATTCTAACAGGAGGTGAATTGGTCGAGCAGCTTGGAGTTTTGGGAAAGAAGATGGGATTGGGTGGTCCGGTCGCTTCATCGTCATCGTCTGGTCACTGA
- the LOC104699592 gene encoding uncharacterized protein LOC104699592 isoform X2, with translation MAGKEDTTNLSAQESLIKEATELWKSELESRRLQVDSLEAELVDVKAYLEFRSEEDARKELGVLSGRVRSTATMLRYLRSKARVLAIPDLANVEQIELKGLDLAEKDGGSSSAGDRSTNPETSRYRGSLGVEDGAYTNEMLQSIETVIDVLESLVRRVTAAESESAVQKERALLGEEEVSRKTVQIENLALKLEEMERFAHGTNSVLNEMRERIEELVEETMRQREKAVENEEELSRVKREFESLKSYVSTFTNVRETLLSSERQFKTIEELFERLVTKTTQLEGEKAQKEVEVQKLMEENVKLTALLDKKEAQLLALNEQCKVMALSASNI, from the exons ATGGCTGGTAAAGAGGATACTACTAACTTATCTGCACAAGAGTCTTTGATCAAGGAAGCCACTGAGTTATGGAAGAGTGAATTGGAATCTCGTCGGTTGCAGGTAGATAGTTTAGAAGCTGAACTTGTGGATGTCAAGGCTTACCTTGAGTTTCGTTCTGAAGAAGATGCCAGAAAGGAATTAGGTGTTCTTTCCGGTAGAGTCAGATCGACTGCTACGATGTTGCGCTATTTGAGATCAAAAGCTAGAGTCTTGGCTATTCCTGATCTAGCCAATGTGGAACAGATCGAACTGAAAGGATTAGACCTTGCTGAGAAAGATGGTGGTTCATCTTCTGCAGGGGATAGGAGCACTAATCCTGAAACCAGTAGGTACCGTGGCTCCTTGGGTGTAGAGGATGGAGCTTATACTAATGAGATGCTCCAATCCATAGAGACTGTTATTGATGTGCTGGAATCTCTTGTGAGGAGGGTTACAGCAGCAGAATCTGAGTCGGCTGTTCAAAAGGAGAGGGCACTTTTGGGCGAGGAAGAAGTCAGTAGGAAGACAGTCCAAATCGAGAATTTGGCCTTGAAGTTAGAAGAGATGGAAAGGTTTGCTCATGGGACTAATAGTGTTCTAAACGAAATGCGGGAAAGGATTGAGGAACTAGTTGAAGAGACGATGAGACAGAGGGAAAAAGCTGTGGAAAACGAAGAGGAGCTTTCTCGTGTGAAGAGAGAGTTCGAGTCGCTTAAAAGCTATGTCAGTACTTTTACCAATGTTAGAGAAACACTTCTTTCCTCGGAGAGACAATTCAAAACCATAGAAGAGCTCTTTGAACG GCTGGTTACTAAGACGACGCAATTAGAAGGCGAGAAGGCACAAAAGGAGGTTGAGGTTCAGAAACTGATGGAGGAGAACGTGAAACTGACGGCACTTCTCGACAAGAAAGAAGCTCAGCTTCTAGCTTTGAACGAACAATGCAAAGTCATGGCTCTGAGTGCATCAAACATATGA
- the LOC104699592 gene encoding uncharacterized protein LOC104699592 isoform X1, producing the protein MIIQQLKRLGMAGKEDTTNLSAQESLIKEATELWKSELESRRLQVDSLEAELVDVKAYLEFRSEEDARKELGVLSGRVRSTATMLRYLRSKARVLAIPDLANVEQIELKGLDLAEKDGGSSSAGDRSTNPETSRYRGSLGVEDGAYTNEMLQSIETVIDVLESLVRRVTAAESESAVQKERALLGEEEVSRKTVQIENLALKLEEMERFAHGTNSVLNEMRERIEELVEETMRQREKAVENEEELSRVKREFESLKSYVSTFTNVRETLLSSERQFKTIEELFERLVTKTTQLEGEKAQKEVEVQKLMEENVKLTALLDKKEAQLLALNEQCKVMALSASNI; encoded by the exons ATGATAATTCAACA GCTGAAGAGGCTGGGGATGGCTGGTAAAGAGGATACTACTAACTTATCTGCACAAGAGTCTTTGATCAAGGAAGCCACTGAGTTATGGAAGAGTGAATTGGAATCTCGTCGGTTGCAGGTAGATAGTTTAGAAGCTGAACTTGTGGATGTCAAGGCTTACCTTGAGTTTCGTTCTGAAGAAGATGCCAGAAAGGAATTAGGTGTTCTTTCCGGTAGAGTCAGATCGACTGCTACGATGTTGCGCTATTTGAGATCAAAAGCTAGAGTCTTGGCTATTCCTGATCTAGCCAATGTGGAACAGATCGAACTGAAAGGATTAGACCTTGCTGAGAAAGATGGTGGTTCATCTTCTGCAGGGGATAGGAGCACTAATCCTGAAACCAGTAGGTACCGTGGCTCCTTGGGTGTAGAGGATGGAGCTTATACTAATGAGATGCTCCAATCCATAGAGACTGTTATTGATGTGCTGGAATCTCTTGTGAGGAGGGTTACAGCAGCAGAATCTGAGTCGGCTGTTCAAAAGGAGAGGGCACTTTTGGGCGAGGAAGAAGTCAGTAGGAAGACAGTCCAAATCGAGAATTTGGCCTTGAAGTTAGAAGAGATGGAAAGGTTTGCTCATGGGACTAATAGTGTTCTAAACGAAATGCGGGAAAGGATTGAGGAACTAGTTGAAGAGACGATGAGACAGAGGGAAAAAGCTGTGGAAAACGAAGAGGAGCTTTCTCGTGTGAAGAGAGAGTTCGAGTCGCTTAAAAGCTATGTCAGTACTTTTACCAATGTTAGAGAAACACTTCTTTCCTCGGAGAGACAATTCAAAACCATAGAAGAGCTCTTTGAACG GCTGGTTACTAAGACGACGCAATTAGAAGGCGAGAAGGCACAAAAGGAGGTTGAGGTTCAGAAACTGATGGAGGAGAACGTGAAACTGACGGCACTTCTCGACAAGAAAGAAGCTCAGCTTCTAGCTTTGAACGAACAATGCAAAGTCATGGCTCTGAGTGCATCAAACATATGA
- the LOC104699581 gene encoding transcription initiation factor TFIID subunit 14-like, whose protein sequence is MESDMEVMSETDASPPQKLRMFGMGRTIDDREDESGRRRIKDVEVYVPIVCGSVAFFLGKRATEYRTHKWTVYVRGATDEDIGVVIKRVIFHLHPSFKNPTRVVDSPPFALSECGWGEFKIDITVFLHTDVCEKKLELSHVLKLNPENEYGSVPKSIKIPVVAESYNEVVFPDPFESFLTRVYNHPAVHISNLPDGFILPSSGVADTYHQLRNGDTKDHPLSQWFWTFLEADELFQLNAARQKVQADIAKLKRQLIMVDGQPEGR, encoded by the exons ATGGAGTCTGATATGGAGGTTATGTCTGAAACTGATGCGTCTCCTCCGCAGAAGCTACGTATGTTCGGAATGGGTAGAACAATTGATGATCGCGAAGATGAG AGTGGGAGAAGAAGGATCAAAGATGTTGAAGTTTATGTTCCTATTGTGTGTGGATCGGTTGCTTTTTTTCTTGGAAAGAGGGCCACAGA ATATCGAACACATAAGTGGACTGTCTATGTACGTGGGGCTACGGATGAAGATATTGGTGTGGTTATCAAGCGGGTCATCTTCCATTTGCATCCAAGTTTTAAGAACCCAACTAGAGTGGTTGATTCTCCTCCCTTTGCATTGTCTGAGTGTGGTTGGGGAGAATTCAAAATCGACATTACTGTTTTCCTCCATACCGATGTCTGTGAAAAGAAGTTGGAGTT GTCTCACGTCTTAAAGCTGAACCCGGAGAATGAATATGGTTCTGTTCCTAAGTCTATCAAGATACCAGTTGTCGCTGAGTCTTACAATGAAGTTGTCTTCCCTGACCCTTTCGAGAGTTTCCTCACCCGTGTTTATAATCACCCTGCTGTACACATCTCTAACCTTCCAGATGGTTTCATCCTGCCTTCTTCAG GAGTTGCTGATACTTATCATCAGTTGAGAAATGGAGACACTAAGGATCATCCACTCAGTCAATGGTTTTGGACGTTTTTAGAAGCAGATGAGCTTTTTCAACTTAATGCAGCTCGTCAGAAG GTGCAAGCTGATATCGCCAAGCTAAAACGACAGCTGATCATGGTAGATGGGCAACCTGAAGGACGTTAG
- the LOC104699615 gene encoding uncharacterized protein LOC104699615, whose amino-acid sequence MGDGREGDWECLGCKNRNYAFRSFCNRCKQPRLFMDNNTSPNSKWLPRIGDWICTGCTNNNYASREKCKKCGQPKEVAEMSALAIPGASLQTHLHYFTRGPQPIDQPGSLLAFPNQASVLNEWRNGDWICRCGFHNYSSRIQCKKCNETAPLALGTKRLASEALAHEWDSKRLNQGYTSMQPQLAIYASLPGTSPGRISNWQLPLPFLQQHSTPALLGKGAKQWRDGDWMCTNCKNHNYASRSECNRCKTKREILDQDQHNLEES is encoded by the exons atgggagacggaagagaaggagattggGAATGTTTAGGATGTAAAAACAGGAATTACGCGTTTAGATCATTCTGCAACAGATGCAAGCAGCCTCGTCTGTTCATGGATAACAATACTTCTCCAAACTCTAAGTGGCTTCCTCGTATCGGAGATTGGATCTGCACTG GTTGCACTAACAACAATTATGCATCACGAGAAAAGTGCAAAAAATGCGGGCAACCTAAGGAAGTAGCTGAAATGTCAGCACTTGCAATCCCTGGAGCTTCTCTTCAGACTCATCTCCACTACTTCACCCGTGGACCTCAGCCAATTGATCAACCTGGTTCCTTGCTCGCATTCCCTAATCAAGCTTCGGTTCTTAACGAATGGAGAAACGGTGACTGGATCTGCAGATGTGGTTTTCATAATTATTCCTCTCGTATACAG TGCAAAAAGTGCAATGAAACAGCTCCACTAG CCCTTGGAACAAAGAGATTAGCATCAGAAGCTTTGGCTCATGAATGGGATAGCAAAAGACTGAATCAAGGATAT ACAAGCATGCAACCACAGTTAGCAATATATGCATCTTTACCTGGTACGAGCCCTGGCAGGATCTCAAATTGGCAACTCCCTCTTCCATTTCTACAGCAACATTCAACACCTGCTTTACTTGGGAAGGG AGCAAAACAATGGCGTGATGGAGACTGGATGTGTACAAATTGCAAGAATCACAATTATGCATCTCGATCAGAGTGCAATAG GTGCAAGACAAAACGAGAAATTCTTGATCAGGACCAACACAATCTTGAAGAATCATGA